Proteins from a genomic interval of Spea bombifrons isolate aSpeBom1 chromosome 4, aSpeBom1.2.pri, whole genome shotgun sequence:
- the LOC128491656 gene encoding olfactory receptor 6F1-like, with protein sequence MHKGPNPLKIIQSLEFQSIRLISVLEKVMFGRNKTRVTEFMLLGFQNPQVSNSVLFVFFLVVYILTLAGNLLIIILVSKFQSLNSPMYFFLSQLSICDILHTTNIIPKMLSVIINGGSSILVTSCIAQLYFYGVSTGSECLLLTVMSYDRYLAICKPLHYKSIMSFTLQLHLAIWCWVFPLLAMAFLGFLICNLHFCGPQIIDHYFCDFGPLLELSCSDTTIVELSDFVIGIPFTILPFFFIFFSYIFIFTTIFGKSSTSGKQKFFSTCSSHLTIVSIYYGTLITVYMVSSKGQSFNVKKVMSLLCNSGTPFFNPIIYSFRNQEIKLALIKCVRST encoded by the exons ATGCACAAAGGTCCCAATCCTCTGAAGATCATCCAGTCCCTGGAGTTCCAGTCCATACGTCTCATCTCTGTTCTAGAAAAG gTTATGTTTGGACGGAACAAGACAAGAGTGACAGAATTCATGCTTTTGGGATTTCAGAATCCCCAGGTTTCTAATTCTGTCTTATTCGTTTTCTTCCTTGTTGTCTACATCTTAACCCTAGCTGGGAAccttttgattataatattggTATCGAAGTTTCAAAGTCTGAActctcccatgtatttcttccttaGCCAGTTATCAATATGTGATATCCTCCATACAACTAACATAATCCCTAAAATGCTTTCGGTTATAATCAACGGAGGGAGCTCAATACTTGTTACCAGTTGCATCGCACAACTTTATTTCTACGGTGTTTCGACCGGCTCAGAATGTCTTCTTCTCACCGTGATGTCCTACGACCGGTATTTAGCCATCTGTAAGCCATTGCATTACAAATCTATCATGAGCTTTACTCTTCAACTCCATTTGGCCATTTGGTGTTGGGTTTTTCCCCTTTTGGCAATGGCATTTCTTGGCTTTCTGATATGCAATTTGCATTTTTGTGGTCCTCAAATAattgaccattatttctgtgattttgGCCCTCTTTTAGAGTTGTCTTGTTCGGATACAACTATTGTTGAACTCTCAGACTTTGTTATTGGGATACCGTTTACCATATTgccttttttcttcatttttttctcatatatttTCATCTTCACCACCATTTTTGGAAAGTCCTCCACCAGTGGAAAACAGAAATTCTTCTCCACCTGTAGCTCTCATTTGACTATAGTGAGTATATACTATGGAACGCTCATAACAGTTTACATGGTCTCTTCCAAAGGACAATCATTTAATGTCAAGAAAGTTATGTCTCTTCTATGCAACTCGGGAACCCCATTTTTCAACCCAATTATATATAGTTTCAGGAATCAGGAGATAAAGTTAGCCCTGATTAAATGTGTCCGCAGTACTTaa
- the LOC128491657 gene encoding olfactory receptor 1013-like, with amino-acid sequence MFETNQTKVVVILLLGFQTPQILNSVLFVLFLVLYILTLVGNLLIIVLVAKFEGLQSPMYFFLTQLSVCDILLSTIIVPNLLDVLNNAGRRISVTGCITQFYFYCVSQGTECFLLTVMSYDRYLAICRPLHYTLIMGLRLCFQLILFSWVLSFILTFIIVSLVSALQFCGHEIDHYFCDLAPLLELSCTKHTGAELVGFVISIPSVTVPFSFVIFTYVSIFITILRITSSTGRQKAFSTCSSHITVVCTYYGTAITVYIAPSRWQSFNIKKVVSLLYTALCPFVNPIIYSLRNQNIKQHLKRFLSNNQGRF; translated from the coding sequence atgtttgaaaCAAATCAGACAAAAGTGGTGGTGATTCTGCTGTTGGGTTTTCAAACTCCACAGATTTTAAACTCTGTTCTATTTGTTCTGTTCCTTGTGCTCTACATCTTGACGTTAGTCGGGAACCTGTTGATTATTGTATTGGTGGCCAAGTTTGAAGGTCTTCAATCTCccatgtacttcttcctcactcagttatcgGTGTGCGACATCCTGCTTTCAACAATCATAGTCCCCAACTTGCTTGATGTTCTAAATAATGCAGGGCGCAGAATATCGGTAACTGGCTGCATcactcagttttatttttattgtgtatcTCAAGGCACGGAGTGTTTTCTTCTTACGGTGATGTCCTATGACCGGTATTTAGCCATTTGCCGCCCACTGCATTATACCCTGATTATGGGTCTTAGGCTTTGTTTCCAACTCATCCTTTTCTCTTGGGTTTTATCATTTATACTAACATTTATCATTGTATCCCTTGTTTCTGCTTTACAGTTTTGTGGTCATGAAATTGACCATTACTTCTGTGACCTTGCTCCCCTTCTAGAGTTGTCTTGTACAAAGCATACTGGTGCCGAACTTGTAGGCTTTGTTATATCCATACCTTCTGTGACTGTGCCATTttcctttgttatttttacatatgtttCCATATTTATCACCATTCTTAGAATCACCTCCAGCACCGGGAGGcaaaaagccttctccacctgcagctcgcACATCACTGTAGTGTGCACCTACTACGGGACTGCAATAACGGTTTACATAGCTCCTTCTCGATGGCAATCCTTCAATATCAAGAAGGTAGTATCtcttctgtatacagcgctctgcCCGTTTGTAAACCCAATCATATACAGTCTTAGGAATCAGAACATCAAACAACATTTGAAAAGGTTTCTATCAAATAACCAAGGAAGATTTTAG
- the LOC128491658 gene encoding olfactory receptor 11L1-like, with the protein MFARNHTKEVLMILLLGFQTPQIWNSVLVLLFLVMFILTLVGNLLIIILVARFQSLKSPMYFFLTQLSVCDMVLSTIIVPNMLDVISNGGRRISITGCITQFFFYCVSEATECFLLTVMSYDRYLAICSPLHYTSIMGYRLCFQLILLSWSLSFILTFIMVPLVSVIRFCGHVIDHYFCDLDPLLELSCTKHTVAEFVDLIIAIPSVTVPFFFVIFTYVSIFITILRITSSSGRQKAFSTCSSHITVVCAYYGTAITIYIAPSRWQSFNIKKAVSLLYTVICPFVNPIIYSLRNQDLKRHLKRILSNTQGRF; encoded by the coding sequence atgtttgcaAGAAATCATACAAAAGAAGTGTTGATGATTCTGCTTTTGGGTTTTCAAACTCCACAGATTTGGAACTCTGTTCTGGTCCTTCTGTTCCTTGTGATGTTCATCTTGACGTTAGTCGggaacctgctgattattatattggttGCAAggtttcagagtctgaagtctcccatgtatttcttcctcactcagttatcgGTATGCGACATGGTGCTTTCAACAATCATAGTCCCCAACATGCTTGATGTTATAAGTAATGGAGGACGCAGAATATCCATAACTGGCTGCATCActcagttttttttctattgtgtaTCAGAAGCCACAGAGTGTTTCCTTCTCACGGTGATGTCCTATGACCGGTATTTGGCCATTTGTTCCCCGCTGCATTACACCTCCATCATGGGTTATAGACTTTGTTTCCAACTTATCCTTTTGTCCTGGAGTTTATCATTCATATTAACATTTATCATGGTACCCTTGGTTTCTGTTATACGGTTCTGTGGTCATGTAATTGACCATTACTTCTGTGATCTGGATCCTCTACTAGAGTTGTCTTGTACAAAACATACTGTTGCTGAATTTGTAGACCTTATCATAGCCATTCCTTCTGTGactgtcccttttttctttgttatttttacatatgtttCCATATTTATCACCATCCTTAGAATCACCTCCAGCAGTGGGAGGcaaaaagccttctccacctgcagctcgcACATCACTGTAGTGTGCGCCTACTATGGGACTGCAATAACGATTTACATAGCTCCTTCTCGATGGCAATCCTTCAATATCAAGAAGGCAGTGTCTCTTCTCTATACGGTGATCTGCCCGTTTGTCAACCCAATTATATACAGTCTTAGGAATCAGGATCTAAAACGACATTTGAAAAGGATTCTATCAAACACCCAAGGAAGATTTTAG